Proteins co-encoded in one Candidatus Polarisedimenticolaceae bacterium genomic window:
- a CDS encoding adenosylhomocysteinase, whose product MTSRRPPQADEGMRRIAWAERSMPVLRTVRDRFAADRPLAGHRVAACLHVTPETANLLLALRAAGATVALCASNPLSTQDDVAAALDERHEIPTHAAKGEDAATRSAHLAEVLETRPTLTLDDGADLVSLLHDRRTDLLPAVAGGTEETTTGVIKLRSMAARGRLRYPIVAVNDAVTKQLFDNRHGTGQSTMDGIVRATNVLLAGMPVVVAGYGWVGKGIALRARGLGANVTVCEIDPVAALEACMDGFRVEPMKEAAKHGQVFVTATGSKSVVGEEHFKRMPEGALIANAGHYNVEIDVEALAALAVKRRVVRDMVEEFELADGRRLHLLAGGRLVNMAAGEGHPATIMDMSFANQALSIEYLVAQRGKIEPSVLSVPREIDRHVAALKLKSLGVRIDTLSPEQKRYLASWSEGA is encoded by the coding sequence GTGACGAGCCGGCGTCCGCCTCAGGCCGACGAGGGCATGCGGCGGATCGCGTGGGCCGAGCGGAGCATGCCGGTGCTGCGGACGGTGCGTGACCGGTTCGCCGCCGACCGGCCCCTCGCGGGCCATCGCGTTGCCGCCTGCCTTCACGTGACGCCGGAGACCGCGAATCTCCTGTTGGCCCTCCGTGCGGCCGGCGCCACCGTCGCCCTCTGCGCTTCGAACCCGCTCTCGACGCAGGACGACGTGGCCGCCGCCCTCGACGAGCGTCACGAGATCCCGACTCACGCCGCGAAGGGCGAGGATGCGGCGACGCGCTCGGCCCATCTCGCCGAGGTGCTCGAAACGCGGCCCACGCTGACCCTGGACGACGGCGCCGATCTCGTCTCGCTCCTCCACGACCGCCGGACCGATCTCCTCCCCGCCGTCGCCGGAGGCACCGAAGAGACGACGACCGGGGTGATCAAGCTGCGCTCGATGGCCGCGCGGGGACGCCTCCGCTATCCGATCGTTGCGGTCAACGACGCCGTGACGAAGCAGCTCTTCGACAACCGTCACGGTACCGGGCAATCGACGATGGACGGGATCGTCCGGGCGACGAACGTGCTCCTCGCCGGAATGCCGGTCGTCGTCGCGGGCTACGGTTGGGTGGGGAAGGGGATCGCGCTCCGCGCACGCGGGCTCGGCGCGAACGTCACCGTCTGCGAGATCGACCCGGTCGCCGCGCTCGAGGCGTGCATGGACGGGTTCCGCGTCGAGCCGATGAAGGAGGCCGCAAAGCACGGGCAGGTCTTCGTCACTGCGACCGGGAGCAAGAGCGTCGTCGGCGAGGAGCACTTCAAGCGGATGCCCGAGGGCGCGCTCATCGCCAACGCGGGGCATTACAACGTCGAGATCGACGTCGAGGCGCTCGCGGCGCTCGCCGTGAAGCGGCGCGTCGTGCGGGACATGGTCGAGGAGTTCGAGCTCGCCGACGGGCGGCGGCTGCACCTTCTCGCGGGGGGCCGTCTCGTCAACATGGCGGCGGGGGAGGGCCACCCCGCGACGATCATGGACATGAGCTTCGCGAACCAGGCGCTGTCGATCGAGTATCTCGTCGCGCAGCGGGGCAAGATCGAGCCTTCGGTGCTCTCGGTGCCGCGCGAGATCGACCGCCACGTCGCCGCGCTAAAGCTCAAGAGCCTCGGGGTCCGCATCGACACGTTGAGCCCGGAACAGAAGCGCTATCTCGCGTCGTGGAGCGAGGGCGCGTAG
- a CDS encoding alkaline phosphatase family protein, with amino-acid sequence MIRRATRILAVLALAASLWAACGVRVLDPRSEFGVWTIGGGGTARAAASHLTWAAPGTARFTRWPRSAVTLPLPGPELGLTAASGERFGLTGTATLRALPERAQALAAGPGRLDDILAAAVRAGAPVLDEAAGRRTATPAVEGLFERSLRDALDERGVALEELRWSGMDYARARNPVAPVPEDARVLVVGLDGADWEIVDPLIAAGRMPHLAHLIEQGVRAKLLSISPMLSPVVWTTIATGVEPRIHGVMDFLAPTAAGTSEPVTSAARKVPAVWDLLSEAGVPVAVTGWWATWPAASVRGAMVTDRVAYQLFGFDANARSAEGKTWPPELYDEVRKRIVTPSDVPWSDVRVYLDGLRTAPEQFDADERARLDDFRTVLASGRTYLDVALALRSRTPAARFEAVYFEGTDTVGHLFMPYRDPRLTGVDPRRFASFHAVVDRYYETADRQLGRLLEGRDDWTVIVCSDHGFASDDTRPRTTDSRIGHGAAADWHRRFGILVVRGPSVRRGAKIDEVSVYDLAPTVLALFGQPVPISWPGRVLAAAMEPSWLAAHPTELRDDPPPLAPSAPGGGGDEARELREKLQSLGYLAGTTPAPMTTENNRGVAFLGDGRYAEAAEAFRKAIADEPNQPTLWVNLGIALRFSGHADEARTWLERAAATAEGERAAGHQLAQLELESGELASAERRLRAVLAREPGASEVRNSLGIVLEREGRLDEARAAYESAARSDANAAEPRNNLGNLAKLARHGDEAERWYLAAIDADPYFMGAYNNLALLYQDRGQTSRAIDLYDRALAKSPSSAVVLNNLASLYYATGDARAAATTWERAAAADPGYASPLNNLAGLALAENRDADADALLSRALAIDPGYGDAHINRALLARKRGDVAKARTELEAATADPKSAGPARLQRGLLELQEGHPGLALQALEQAERTLGDSTEILNALGEAHARLGDRDAALDAWQRSLTVDAKQPAIIHAIEEIKKQ; translated from the coding sequence GTGATCCGAAGGGCGACCCGGATCCTCGCCGTCCTCGCTCTCGCGGCGTCGCTGTGGGCGGCGTGCGGCGTCCGCGTCCTCGATCCCAGGTCCGAGTTCGGCGTATGGACCATCGGAGGAGGCGGGACGGCGCGCGCCGCCGCGTCGCATCTCACCTGGGCCGCACCCGGCACCGCACGCTTCACGCGCTGGCCGCGAAGTGCCGTGACCCTGCCTCTGCCCGGGCCGGAGCTCGGCCTCACGGCTGCCTCCGGTGAGCGATTCGGCCTCACCGGGACGGCGACGCTCCGCGCGCTTCCGGAGCGCGCTCAGGCGCTCGCGGCGGGACCGGGACGGTTGGACGACATCCTCGCCGCGGCGGTGCGCGCGGGCGCACCGGTTCTCGACGAGGCGGCCGGCCGGCGCACGGCGACGCCGGCGGTCGAGGGGCTCTTCGAACGATCGCTTCGTGACGCTCTGGACGAGCGCGGCGTGGCGCTCGAGGAACTGCGGTGGTCGGGCATGGACTACGCGCGAGCGAGGAATCCTGTCGCGCCGGTCCCCGAGGACGCCCGCGTCCTCGTGGTCGGGCTCGACGGCGCCGATTGGGAGATCGTCGATCCGCTCATCGCGGCCGGCCGTATGCCTCACCTCGCACACCTCATCGAGCAGGGCGTCCGCGCGAAGCTGCTCTCGATCAGTCCGATGCTGTCGCCGGTGGTATGGACGACGATCGCGACCGGTGTCGAGCCGCGCATCCACGGCGTCATGGACTTTCTCGCGCCGACGGCCGCCGGGACGAGCGAGCCCGTCACCTCCGCCGCCCGAAAGGTTCCGGCGGTCTGGGACCTCCTCTCCGAGGCGGGGGTGCCGGTCGCGGTTACCGGGTGGTGGGCGACGTGGCCGGCGGCGTCCGTCCGCGGCGCGATGGTCACCGACCGAGTCGCCTACCAGCTCTTCGGCTTCGATGCGAACGCCCGCAGCGCGGAAGGAAAGACCTGGCCGCCGGAGCTCTACGACGAGGTGCGCAAGCGGATCGTGACGCCGTCGGACGTTCCATGGAGCGACGTTCGGGTTTATCTCGACGGTCTGCGGACGGCGCCGGAGCAGTTCGACGCCGACGAGCGCGCGCGGCTCGACGACTTCCGGACCGTGCTCGCTTCGGGTCGCACCTACCTCGACGTCGCTCTCGCCCTGCGCTCGCGGACACCAGCGGCACGGTTCGAGGCGGTTTACTTCGAGGGCACCGATACGGTCGGCCATCTGTTCATGCCGTATCGCGACCCGCGTCTCACGGGAGTCGACCCGCGCCGCTTCGCGTCGTTCCACGCCGTCGTCGACCGCTACTACGAGACCGCCGACCGACAGCTCGGGCGCCTCCTCGAGGGCCGCGACGACTGGACGGTCATCGTCTGCAGCGATCACGGTTTCGCATCCGACGACACCCGGCCACGAACGACCGACTCGCGGATCGGTCACGGTGCGGCGGCCGACTGGCACCGGCGTTTCGGGATCCTCGTAGTCCGAGGACCGAGCGTCCGCCGCGGCGCCAAGATCGACGAAGTCTCGGTCTACGATCTGGCCCCGACGGTCCTCGCACTCTTCGGGCAGCCGGTTCCGATCTCCTGGCCCGGGCGCGTGCTCGCGGCGGCGATGGAGCCGTCGTGGCTCGCCGCCCATCCGACCGAGCTGCGGGACGATCCCCCCCCACTCGCCCCCTCGGCGCCCGGAGGTGGCGGGGACGAAGCCCGCGAGCTCCGGGAGAAGCTGCAGAGCCTCGGGTACCTGGCCGGCACGACGCCGGCGCCGATGACGACGGAGAACAATCGCGGCGTCGCCTTCCTCGGCGACGGGCGGTACGCCGAGGCGGCCGAAGCCTTCCGCAAGGCGATCGCCGACGAGCCGAACCAGCCGACGCTCTGGGTCAACCTGGGGATCGCGCTGCGGTTCTCGGGCCATGCGGACGAGGCGCGGACTTGGCTCGAGCGCGCAGCGGCGACCGCCGAAGGGGAGCGTGCCGCCGGCCACCAGCTCGCGCAGCTCGAGCTCGAGAGCGGCGAGCTTGCAAGCGCCGAGCGCCGGCTGCGCGCCGTTCTCGCACGCGAGCCAGGCGCATCGGAGGTCAGGAACTCGCTCGGAATCGTTCTCGAGCGGGAAGGACGCCTCGACGAGGCGCGAGCCGCCTATGAATCGGCCGCACGCTCCGATGCCAACGCGGCGGAGCCCCGCAACAATCTGGGGAACCTCGCGAAGCTGGCACGCCATGGTGACGAGGCCGAGCGGTGGTACCTGGCGGCGATCGATGCGGACCCGTACTTCATGGGCGCGTACAACAATCTGGCGCTCCTCTACCAGGACCGGGGCCAGACGTCTCGCGCGATCGACCTCTACGACCGCGCTCTCGCGAAGTCGCCGTCGAGCGCGGTCGTCCTGAACAATCTTGCGTCGCTCTATTACGCGACCGGCGACGCACGGGCCGCGGCGACCACGTGGGAGCGCGCTGCCGCCGCGGATCCGGGGTACGCGTCGCCCTTGAACAATCTCGCGGGCTTGGCGCTCGCAGAGAACCGGGACGCCGACGCCGATGCGCTCCTCAGCCGGGCCCTCGCGATCGACCCTGGATACGGCGATGCGCACATCAACCGGGCGCTGCTCGCGCGGAAGCGGGGCGACGTCGCGAAGGCCAGGACCGAGCTCGAGGCCGCCACCGCCGATCCGAAATCGGCGGGCCCGGCGCGGCTCCAGCGAGGGCTCCTGGAGCTTCAGGAAGGCCATCCCGGGCTCGCGCTCCAAGCGCTCGAGCAGGCCGAGCGCACGCTCGGCGACTCGACCGAGATCCTGAACGCGCTAGGGGAGGCGCACGCGCGGCTCGGCGACCGTGACGCCGCCCTCGACGCCTGGCAGCGCTCGCTGACGGTGGACGCCAAGCAGCCGGCGATCATCCATGCGATCGAAGAAATTAAAAAACAGTGA
- a CDS encoding LptF/LptG family permease — MLRKRRITLYLLSELGLATLVGISVWTVILMMNDLFFIARQAIQKDLGLDLVLQILALRIPNLLILAIPIGTLLGSLIAIGRLSADGEIVALQAIGLGPRQLLGPMAIHGTLAFVAAISIYAFIQPWASYEGRLMQGKILNARNVSTELRPRVFFDKVPGYVMFVDEIPPGTQGVLQRVLFYEAADPKGSLAEKLILSKDAAIGPSAAREGEIRLVFKDGVQHTVKIDDPDSYQVSQFQVLSPLPLELPAWMRPTDEVPGKTVADMTPTELLQETRDARNEPDKTLRTYRMRWAATEIHRRFALPLASLLFALLSLPLGVSRVRSGKGAGFALSLGIVLIYYLLFTVGLEQSKDGRLPAWIGMWAGNFVIAVWVVIAFARMSRPSRPPFWAGVVERLKRLVPHRKARPDPAPPSPSLLEAAAADFGPIPRRRLSGLLDRYVGSLYLRTLGLALAATYLIFTLLELKSLIDATLERKQPAILILVYLKYFIPGVLIFALPFAAMIAAVVSVTVLGRTGEITAMKAAGISARRICLPIVILTLFCCVGLHLVQDRIAPETNRRAQAVKDQIQGRNPRTYGWTPGGRWMFGSGGRLYHYRLFDPANLRFQGLSVYRLDLARARVFEQWFCASAQWNGASWDVTKGWYRSFPEPAVVGEYRRFEEDKITSFDGPETFARKEQTLVASDLPEQTSIADLRQEIEMLAKGGYDTTRLKVDLWQKTSSVVTPLVTVILGLPFAFKVGRRGSMYGVGVGLILAIVFWAVAAISNALGLETILAPFLSAWAPDVLFAVIGIYLLLFIPT; from the coding sequence ATGCTCCGCAAGCGTCGAATCACCCTCTACCTGCTCTCGGAGCTGGGTCTTGCGACCCTGGTCGGGATCTCCGTCTGGACTGTCATCCTGATGATGAACGACCTGTTCTTCATCGCGCGCCAGGCGATCCAGAAAGACCTCGGCCTCGACCTCGTCCTTCAGATCCTCGCGCTCAGGATCCCGAACCTCCTGATCCTGGCGATCCCGATCGGGACCCTCCTCGGATCGCTCATCGCGATCGGGCGCCTCTCGGCGGACGGCGAGATCGTGGCGCTCCAGGCGATCGGCCTCGGACCGCGCCAGCTGCTGGGGCCGATGGCGATCCACGGGACGCTCGCGTTCGTGGCGGCCATCTCGATCTACGCCTTCATCCAGCCATGGGCCAGCTACGAAGGCCGCCTGATGCAGGGCAAGATCCTGAACGCCCGGAACGTCAGCACCGAGCTACGTCCACGCGTCTTCTTCGACAAGGTGCCGGGCTACGTCATGTTCGTCGACGAGATCCCACCAGGCACCCAGGGGGTCCTCCAGCGCGTCCTCTTTTACGAGGCAGCTGATCCGAAGGGGTCGCTGGCCGAGAAGCTCATCCTCTCCAAGGACGCCGCGATCGGGCCCTCGGCCGCCCGGGAGGGCGAGATTCGCCTGGTCTTCAAGGACGGCGTTCAGCACACGGTGAAGATCGACGACCCGGACTCCTACCAGGTCTCGCAGTTCCAGGTGCTGTCTCCGCTGCCCCTCGAGCTTCCGGCATGGATGCGCCCGACCGACGAAGTCCCCGGAAAGACGGTCGCGGACATGACCCCCACCGAGCTCCTCCAGGAAACGCGCGACGCACGCAACGAGCCCGACAAGACCCTTCGCACGTATCGGATGCGATGGGCGGCGACCGAGATCCACCGGCGCTTCGCGCTGCCTCTCGCCAGCCTTCTCTTCGCATTGCTCTCCCTACCGCTCGGTGTGTCGCGGGTTCGGAGCGGCAAGGGCGCGGGATTCGCGCTCAGCCTCGGGATCGTCCTCATCTACTACCTGCTCTTCACGGTCGGCCTCGAGCAATCGAAGGACGGCCGACTTCCGGCTTGGATCGGCATGTGGGCGGGTAACTTCGTGATCGCCGTCTGGGTCGTCATCGCCTTCGCGAGGATGAGCCGCCCGTCGCGGCCACCGTTCTGGGCTGGAGTCGTCGAGCGCCTCAAGCGTCTCGTGCCTCACCGCAAGGCGCGGCCCGATCCGGCTCCCCCGTCGCCGTCGCTCCTCGAGGCCGCGGCCGCCGATTTTGGGCCGATTCCGCGGCGCCGACTCTCGGGCCTTCTCGACCGTTACGTCGGGTCGCTCTATCTCCGCACCCTCGGGCTCGCGCTCGCGGCGACGTACCTCATCTTCACGCTCCTCGAGCTGAAGTCGCTGATCGACGCGACGCTCGAGCGCAAGCAGCCGGCGATACTCATCCTTGTCTACCTCAAGTACTTCATCCCAGGGGTCCTCATCTTCGCGCTCCCCTTCGCCGCGATGATCGCCGCGGTCGTTTCCGTCACCGTTCTCGGACGCACGGGCGAGATCACCGCGATGAAGGCGGCGGGCATCAGCGCGCGGCGGATCTGCCTTCCGATCGTGATCCTCACACTCTTCTGCTGCGTCGGCCTTCACCTGGTGCAGGATCGGATCGCGCCGGAGACGAACCGCCGGGCCCAGGCGGTCAAGGACCAGATTCAGGGAAGGAACCCGCGTACCTACGGTTGGACGCCGGGAGGCCGCTGGATGTTCGGGAGCGGCGGCCGCCTCTACCATTACCGGCTCTTCGACCCGGCGAATCTTCGATTCCAAGGACTGTCGGTCTACCGGCTCGATCTGGCGCGAGCACGTGTGTTCGAGCAGTGGTTCTGCGCATCGGCGCAGTGGAACGGTGCGAGCTGGGACGTCACCAAGGGCTGGTACCGCTCGTTCCCCGAGCCAGCGGTCGTCGGAGAGTACAGGCGCTTCGAGGAAGACAAGATCACGAGCTTCGACGGTCCCGAGACGTTCGCGCGGAAGGAGCAAACGCTCGTCGCGAGCGACCTCCCGGAGCAGACCTCGATCGCGGATCTACGCCAGGAGATCGAGATGCTCGCCAAGGGCGGCTACGACACGACGCGCCTCAAGGTCGATCTTTGGCAGAAGACGTCGTCCGTCGTCACTCCGCTCGTGACCGTCATCCTCGGGCTGCCCTTCGCGTTCAAGGTCGGGCGCCGGGGCTCGATGTACGGCGTCGGGGTCGGGCTCATCCTGGCGATCGTCTTCTGGGCGGTCGCCGCGATCTCGAACGCGCTTGGCCTCGAGACAATCCTCGCTCCGTTCCTGTCTGCGTGGGCGCCCGACGTGCTGTTCGCGGTGATCGGAATTTATTTATTACTGTTTATTCCGACTTAA
- the metK gene encoding methionine adenosyltransferase, which produces MPESSRHLFTSESVTEGHPDKVADQVSDAVLDAILAIDPKGRVACETLLTTGLCIVAGEITTRGYVDLQKLARRTIESIGYTDAAYGLDAASCSVLSAIDEQSGDIAMGVDTGGAGDQGMMFGYACRETDELMPMPIMLAHGLTRRLATCRKENVVPHFRPDGKSQVTIEYRDGKPARVDAIVVSTQHHPEVTNAALDEAVREAVIKPTIPAHLLDGKTKIWVNPTGRFVTGGPQGDTGLTGRKIIVDTYGGMGHHGGGAFSGKDPTKVDRSACYMARHIAKNIVAAELADRAEVQLAYAIGVADPVSVLVNTFGTGQMPEDRLVALVRDSFPLTPGGIIEYLDLRRPIYRQTAAYGHFGRREPGFTWEETAPAQKLRSVARA; this is translated from the coding sequence ATGCCCGAGAGTAGCCGCCATCTCTTCACGTCGGAATCGGTCACGGAAGGTCATCCGGACAAGGTCGCCGACCAGGTCTCGGACGCCGTGCTCGACGCGATCCTCGCGATCGATCCCAAGGGCCGCGTGGCGTGCGAGACGCTCCTCACGACGGGGCTCTGCATCGTCGCGGGGGAGATCACGACGCGCGGATACGTCGACCTGCAGAAGCTCGCGCGCCGCACGATCGAGTCGATCGGCTACACCGACGCCGCCTACGGCCTCGACGCGGCGAGCTGCTCGGTGCTCTCCGCGATCGACGAGCAGTCGGGGGACATCGCGATGGGCGTCGACACCGGCGGCGCGGGCGACCAGGGGATGATGTTCGGCTACGCGTGCCGCGAGACCGACGAGCTGATGCCGATGCCGATCATGCTCGCTCACGGGCTGACGCGGCGCCTCGCGACGTGCCGCAAGGAGAACGTCGTCCCGCACTTCCGCCCCGACGGGAAATCGCAGGTCACGATCGAATACCGGGACGGGAAGCCGGCCCGCGTCGACGCGATCGTCGTCTCGACGCAGCACCACCCCGAGGTCACGAACGCGGCGCTCGACGAAGCGGTGCGCGAGGCGGTCATCAAGCCGACGATTCCCGCGCACCTGCTCGACGGCAAGACCAAGATCTGGGTCAACCCGACCGGCCGCTTCGTCACCGGCGGGCCGCAGGGGGACACGGGGCTCACCGGGCGGAAGATCATCGTCGACACCTACGGCGGCATGGGACACCACGGCGGCGGCGCCTTCTCGGGGAAAGACCCGACGAAGGTCGACCGCTCGGCGTGCTACATGGCGCGCCACATCGCGAAGAACATCGTGGCCGCGGAGCTCGCCGACCGCGCGGAAGTCCAGCTCGCCTACGCGATCGGCGTCGCGGACCCGGTCTCCGTGCTCGTGAACACCTTCGGCACGGGGCAGATGCCGGAAGATCGTCTCGTCGCTCTGGTGCGTGACAGCTTCCCCCTGACACCCGGCGGGATCATCGAATACCTCGACCTGCGCCGGCCGATCTACCGGCAGACCGCGGCGTACGGCCACTTCGGCCGGCGCGAGCCAGGCTTCACGTGGGAGGAGACCGCTCCGGCCCAGAAGCTCCGGAGCGTGGCGCGCGCGTGA